From a region of the Geothrix sp. 21YS21S-2 genome:
- the ileS gene encoding isoleucine--tRNA ligase, protein MADSTRKRYTVFLPRTDFPMKADLPQREPKRLERWKAEGLYARVEARKKADNAAGLGSGRRILHDGPPYANGAIHIGHALNKILKDMVVKSLWLDGHESPYIPGWDCHGLPIEHAVERDLGPKRREMSRSEFLAKCRVYAQKWIDSQRSGFQRLGVLGAWEDPYITMQPRYEADVVRLLARLFECGAVTRKLKVVHWSYGARTALAEAEVEYADKTSPAITVAFPVPDEEARRMHLPTPLYLPIWTTTPWTLPSNLAIAMHPDMEYAVVQAVDRHYLVAVPLQEDFQRRLGVPFHVKEIRKGKAFQSLTARHAWLDRESPVLLADYVTADTGTGLVHTAPDHGVDDFNLAHHLGLLQLVGPDGRFTADVNDPELEGKNIFDTNVLVVERLRASGALLHDEMLTHSYPHCWRTKTPIFFRATEQWFITMDDELTGKGKTLRELGLEGVESTRWVPAQGRNRIHAMIAGRPDWCISRQRAWGTPLTVLRCMECGEPLATADIFAKAAAAIEEGGVEAWAELPLEQLKPEGSVCAKCGADAFAKETDILDVWIDSGVSAAVVCDTHPELSRADYGKFIYLEGSDQHRGWFHSSLLFNLAATGDKPYDTVVTHGFVLDGKGQKMSKSLGNVVTPEEIMKTLGADILRWWTASVDYNEDVRISKEILERSADAYRKIRNTLRFLLGAVADFDPASDVVPEGEFSPLDAWVWGAFGDMANQVTAAYRNYQFMEAAQALHSFCQLELSGQYFEIIKDRLYCDEPASARRRSCRTLCWKLAQGLSALLAPILTFTADEVWENIPGTTDSIFEQRFPAGTPHAASAEWNRFWEIRQAVQAAMEPHRAAKTIGTSLDAQVTLLVPDADLAMLGRLGEDPQDLLVISGLELQAAPDLDVVVTAHGGVKCPRCWNHKGGAGQGEDADLCPRCWDVVRAQA, encoded by the coding sequence ATGGCCGACTCGACCCGGAAACGCTATACCGTTTTCCTGCCCCGCACCGATTTCCCCATGAAGGCGGACCTGCCCCAGAGGGAACCCAAGCGGCTCGAGCGATGGAAGGCCGAAGGCCTCTACGCCAGGGTCGAGGCCCGCAAGAAGGCCGACAACGCCGCGGGCCTGGGCAGCGGGCGCAGGATCCTCCATGACGGCCCCCCGTACGCCAACGGGGCCATCCACATCGGCCACGCCCTGAACAAGATCCTCAAGGACATGGTGGTCAAGTCCCTGTGGCTGGACGGGCACGAGTCCCCGTACATCCCCGGCTGGGACTGCCACGGCCTCCCCATCGAGCACGCCGTGGAGCGCGACCTGGGCCCCAAGCGCCGGGAGATGAGCCGCAGCGAGTTCCTGGCCAAGTGCCGGGTGTACGCCCAGAAGTGGATCGATTCGCAGCGCTCCGGGTTCCAGCGCCTGGGCGTGCTGGGCGCCTGGGAGGACCCCTACATCACCATGCAGCCCCGCTACGAGGCCGACGTCGTGCGGCTCCTGGCCAGGCTCTTCGAGTGCGGGGCCGTCACCCGCAAGCTCAAGGTCGTGCACTGGAGCTACGGCGCCCGCACCGCCCTGGCCGAGGCCGAGGTGGAGTACGCAGACAAGACCAGCCCCGCGATCACGGTGGCCTTCCCGGTGCCCGACGAGGAGGCCCGGCGCATGCACCTGCCCACGCCCCTCTACCTCCCCATCTGGACCACCACGCCCTGGACCCTGCCCAGCAACCTCGCCATCGCCATGCACCCCGACATGGAGTACGCCGTGGTGCAGGCCGTGGACCGCCACTACCTGGTGGCCGTGCCCCTCCAGGAGGACTTCCAGCGCCGCCTCGGCGTCCCCTTCCACGTGAAGGAGATCCGCAAGGGCAAGGCGTTCCAGAGCCTCACGGCCCGCCACGCCTGGCTGGACCGGGAGAGCCCCGTGCTGCTGGCCGACTACGTCACCGCCGACACCGGCACGGGCCTGGTCCACACGGCCCCCGACCACGGCGTGGACGACTTCAACCTCGCCCACCACCTGGGCCTCCTGCAGCTGGTGGGCCCCGACGGGCGCTTCACGGCCGACGTGAACGACCCCGAGCTGGAAGGAAAGAACATCTTCGACACCAACGTCCTGGTGGTGGAGCGCCTGCGGGCGTCCGGCGCGCTGCTCCACGACGAGATGCTGACGCACAGCTACCCGCACTGCTGGCGCACCAAGACGCCCATCTTCTTCCGGGCGACGGAGCAGTGGTTCATCACCATGGACGACGAGCTCACCGGCAAGGGCAAGACCCTGCGCGAGCTGGGCCTGGAGGGGGTCGAGAGCACCCGCTGGGTCCCGGCCCAGGGACGCAACCGCATCCATGCCATGATCGCGGGCCGCCCGGACTGGTGCATCTCCCGGCAGCGCGCCTGGGGCACGCCCCTGACCGTGCTTCGCTGCATGGAGTGCGGCGAGCCCCTGGCCACCGCCGACATCTTCGCCAAGGCCGCCGCCGCCATCGAGGAGGGCGGGGTGGAGGCCTGGGCCGAGCTCCCCCTGGAGCAGCTCAAGCCCGAAGGATCCGTGTGCGCCAAGTGCGGCGCCGACGCCTTCGCCAAGGAGACCGACATCCTGGACGTGTGGATCGACTCCGGCGTGAGCGCCGCCGTCGTGTGCGACACCCATCCGGAACTGAGCCGCGCGGACTACGGCAAGTTCATCTACCTGGAGGGCTCGGACCAGCACCGGGGGTGGTTCCACTCCTCGCTGCTCTTCAACCTCGCGGCCACGGGCGACAAGCCCTACGACACCGTCGTCACCCACGGTTTCGTGCTGGACGGCAAGGGCCAGAAGATGAGCAAGAGCCTGGGCAACGTGGTCACCCCCGAGGAGATCATGAAGACCCTGGGCGCCGACATCCTCCGCTGGTGGACGGCCTCCGTGGACTACAACGAGGACGTCCGCATCTCCAAGGAGATCCTGGAGCGCTCCGCGGACGCCTACCGGAAGATCCGCAACACCCTGCGCTTCCTCCTGGGCGCGGTGGCCGACTTCGATCCCGCTTCGGACGTGGTGCCCGAGGGCGAGTTCTCGCCCCTGGACGCCTGGGTGTGGGGCGCCTTCGGCGACATGGCCAACCAGGTCACCGCCGCCTACCGCAACTACCAGTTCATGGAAGCCGCCCAGGCCCTGCACTCCTTCTGCCAGCTGGAGCTCTCCGGCCAGTACTTCGAGATCATCAAGGACCGCCTCTACTGCGACGAACCCGCATCCGCCCGCCGCAGGAGCTGCCGCACCCTGTGCTGGAAGCTCGCCCAGGGCCTGTCGGCCCTCCTGGCGCCCATCCTCACGTTCACCGCCGACGAGGTGTGGGAGAACATCCCGGGCACCACGGACTCCATCTTCGAGCAGCGCTTCCCCGCGGGCACGCCCCACGCGGCGTCCGCCGAGTGGAACCGCTTCTGGGAGATCCGCCAGGCCGTGCAGGCCGCCATGGAGCCCCACCGGGCCGCCAAGACCATCGGCACCAGCCTGGACGCCCAGGTCACCCTGCTGGTCCCCGACGCCGACCTGGCCATGCTGGGGCGCCTGGGCGAGGATCCCCAGGACCTCCTGGTGATCAGCGGCCTGGAGCTGCAGGCCGCCCCCGACCTGGACGTGGTGGTCACGGCCCACGGAGGCGTCAAGTGCCCCCGCTGCTGGAACCACAAGGGCGGCGCGGGCCAGGGCGAGGACGCGGACCTGTGCCCCCGGTGCTGGGACGTGGTGCGGGCCCAGGCATGA
- the ltrA gene encoding group II intron reverse transcriptase/maturase has translation MTSNSVSTKQQRIAELARIHPEVAFTSLAYHMDLDWMKEAFGRTRKDGATGVDGVTGKEYGENLESNLQSLLNRAKNGDTYKAPPVRRTYIPKGDGSQRPLGIPAFEDKVLQRAVVMVMEPLYEQDFLDCSYGFRPGRSAHMALEAIWQGLMDMGGGWVLDVDIRKYFDTLDHGKLREILDLRMKDGVLRRLIGKWLNAGVLEKGCITHPETGSPQGGVVSPMLANIYLHEVLDVWFEREVKPRLRGRAFLVRYADDFVMGFAQEEDAKRVMEVLPKRFERYGLTIHPDKTRLVEFWKPREPRDPNGGPGHFDFLGFTHYWATAKNGRWVVKRKTAKSRMSRALTKIGEWMAKHRHLPVREQWRTINQKLVGHFRYYGITGNSRALAHFRYEVGRRWRGWLNRRSQRARMTWDRMNKLLARFPLAPAISYASKLRPQRP, from the coding sequence ATGACATCCAACAGCGTCTCCACGAAACAACAACGGATCGCAGAACTGGCCAGGATCCACCCGGAGGTGGCTTTCACCTCCTTGGCCTACCACATGGACCTGGACTGGATGAAGGAAGCCTTCGGGCGCACCCGCAAGGATGGGGCGACCGGGGTGGACGGCGTGACGGGCAAGGAATACGGGGAAAACCTGGAGTCCAACCTCCAGAGCCTCCTGAACCGGGCTAAGAACGGCGACACCTACAAGGCCCCTCCAGTCCGGAGAACCTACATCCCGAAAGGGGATGGCAGCCAACGCCCCCTGGGCATTCCCGCCTTCGAAGACAAGGTCCTGCAAAGGGCCGTGGTGATGGTGATGGAACCGCTCTATGAGCAGGACTTCCTGGACTGCTCCTACGGGTTCAGGCCCGGGCGCTCCGCGCACATGGCGCTGGAGGCGATTTGGCAGGGGTTGATGGACATGGGGGGAGGCTGGGTGCTTGACGTGGATATCCGTAAGTATTTCGATACTTTGGACCACGGGAAGCTGCGGGAAATCCTTGACCTGCGGATGAAGGACGGCGTTCTGAGGCGCCTGATCGGCAAATGGCTCAACGCGGGCGTGCTGGAGAAAGGATGCATCACGCACCCGGAAACCGGCTCGCCCCAGGGCGGGGTGGTCAGTCCGATGCTCGCCAACATCTACCTCCACGAGGTGCTGGACGTGTGGTTTGAAAGGGAGGTCAAGCCCCGACTCCGGGGTCGGGCCTTCCTGGTGCGCTACGCGGACGACTTCGTGATGGGCTTTGCCCAGGAGGAGGATGCCAAGCGGGTTATGGAAGTCCTGCCCAAGCGGTTCGAGCGGTATGGCCTGACGATCCACCCGGATAAGACCCGGCTGGTGGAGTTCTGGAAGCCGAGGGAGCCCAGGGACCCCAATGGGGGACCAGGCCACTTCGACTTCCTGGGATTCACCCACTACTGGGCCACGGCCAAGAACGGCCGGTGGGTGGTGAAGCGGAAGACCGCGAAGAGCCGGATGAGTCGGGCGCTCACGAAGATCGGGGAGTGGATGGCCAAACACCGCCACCTCCCGGTGCGCGAGCAATGGCGGACGATCAACCAGAAACTGGTCGGTCACTTCAGGTATTACGGGATCACGGGGAACTCCAGGGCCCTGGCGCACTTCCGCTATGAAGTTGGGCGAAGGTGGCGTGGATGGCTCAACCGGAGGTCCCAGCGGGCCCGCATGACCTGGGATCGCATGAACAAGCTTCTGGCTCGGTTCCCACTGGCCCCAGCCATCAGTTACGCATCGAAACTACGTCCTCAGCGACCGTGA
- the lspA gene encoding signal peptidase II has translation MIRRLPWLLLPAAALAADYASKAWIVGLLAHRGTQVVVPGFFSLTLGYNPGAIFGTLGGAPAGVRSAVFLLAGIAAVAYFGWEFMREATPTIQRVALGLILGGALGNGLDRLRHGAVVDFLDFEFWGWHYWTFNLADSFIVCGGILLGWTLIVAALKSREQAKGIN, from the coding sequence ATGATCCGCCGCCTTCCCTGGCTCCTCCTCCCCGCCGCGGCCCTGGCCGCCGACTACGCCTCCAAGGCCTGGATCGTGGGCCTGCTCGCGCACCGGGGCACCCAGGTGGTCGTCCCCGGCTTCTTCAGCCTCACCCTGGGCTACAACCCCGGCGCCATCTTCGGCACCCTGGGCGGGGCCCCGGCCGGGGTGCGCAGCGCGGTCTTCCTCCTCGCCGGCATCGCCGCCGTGGCCTACTTCGGCTGGGAGTTCATGAGGGAGGCCACTCCCACGATCCAGCGCGTGGCCCTGGGCCTGATCCTGGGCGGCGCCCTGGGCAACGGCCTGGACCGCCTCCGCCACGGCGCCGTGGTGGACTTCCTGGACTTCGAGTTCTGGGGCTGGCACTACTGGACGTTCAACCTCGCCGACAGCTTCATCGTCTGCGGGGGGATCCTGCTGGGATGGACCCTGATCGTTGCCGCGCTGAAGAGCCGGGAACAGGCCAAGGGAATTAATTAA
- a CDS encoding S46 family peptidase encodes MRLRSSVLTALAVLLAAPALRSDEGMWTFDNVPAARMKAAYGFAPDAAWLRHLQLATVRFPGGTGAFVSAEGLVITNHHVGRGSIQQVATADKDFIRGGFTAADRAHELKVPGLELMMLVSTQDITARVQEAAKGLPEAEALKARRNAISALVKAEEAKTGLTWQAVNLYHGGEHWLYGYRKFTDVRLVAAPELQLASFGGDPDNYTFPRHNLDFALFRVYENGAPYRPEAFLPWATSPLRNGDLTLVSGHPGTTYRQETFAQMSYARDVSIPARIAAQLRRRAALAAFAATGDEPRRITADAIYGIDNGVKRMEGMLLGLRKPGNLEKVEKAELDLKAQVERDPALKAAVAPSWDRIAQAVKRQKELLGETSLLAVRDVLGSDFLLKALTLVRMPAEAALPTDKRLPEYTDGALKATRDKLLNPAPVRLDLEQVRIAAGLREALLQLGEGHPSVKALLAGRTPEAAAQAALAGTALADPAARKALLEGGAPALAACKDPLIAFARVLDPIVRAAQARQQEEVQSVLDEHSGRIALARFKVYGKAIYPDATFTLRLTYGPVATYPANGTLIQPFTTFYGLFDRAIGWGPEAEHGVWSLPRRWWDLKDRLDLATPFNFAYACDTVGGNSGSPVLNAKGELVGLNFDSNIEAQAGYYVYDGTSKRSIAVDARAIREALVKIMDAGWVAKELTGK; translated from the coding sequence ATGCGTCTGCGATCTTCCGTCCTGACCGCGCTGGCCGTGCTGCTGGCCGCCCCGGCCCTGCGTTCCGACGAGGGGATGTGGACCTTCGACAACGTGCCCGCGGCGCGCATGAAGGCCGCCTACGGGTTCGCTCCGGACGCCGCGTGGCTCCGGCACCTCCAGCTGGCCACGGTGCGCTTTCCCGGCGGCACCGGCGCCTTCGTGAGCGCGGAGGGCCTCGTCATCACCAACCACCACGTGGGCCGCGGTTCCATCCAGCAGGTGGCCACGGCGGACAAGGACTTCATCCGGGGCGGCTTCACCGCCGCCGACCGCGCCCATGAGCTCAAGGTCCCCGGCCTGGAGCTCATGATGCTGGTCTCCACCCAGGACATCACCGCCAGGGTGCAGGAGGCCGCCAAGGGCCTGCCGGAGGCCGAGGCCCTCAAGGCCCGGCGCAACGCCATCTCCGCCCTCGTCAAGGCCGAGGAGGCGAAGACGGGCCTCACCTGGCAGGCCGTGAACCTCTACCACGGCGGCGAGCACTGGCTCTACGGCTACCGCAAGTTCACCGACGTGCGCCTGGTGGCGGCCCCCGAGCTGCAGCTGGCCTCCTTCGGCGGGGACCCGGACAACTACACCTTCCCCCGGCACAACCTGGACTTCGCCCTCTTCCGGGTGTACGAGAACGGCGCGCCCTACCGCCCCGAGGCCTTCCTGCCCTGGGCCACGTCCCCCCTGCGCAACGGCGACCTCACGCTGGTCTCCGGCCACCCGGGCACCACGTACCGGCAGGAGACCTTCGCCCAGATGAGCTATGCCCGGGACGTCTCCATCCCGGCCCGCATCGCCGCCCAGCTGCGCCGGCGCGCCGCCCTGGCGGCCTTCGCCGCCACCGGGGACGAACCCCGGCGCATCACCGCCGACGCCATCTACGGCATCGACAACGGCGTCAAGCGCATGGAGGGCATGCTCCTGGGCCTGCGCAAGCCGGGCAACCTCGAGAAGGTGGAGAAGGCCGAACTGGACCTCAAGGCCCAGGTGGAGCGGGATCCCGCCCTCAAGGCCGCCGTGGCCCCCAGCTGGGACCGCATCGCCCAGGCCGTCAAGCGCCAGAAGGAGCTCCTCGGGGAAACCTCGCTGCTGGCGGTGCGGGACGTGCTGGGTTCCGATTTCCTCCTCAAGGCCCTCACCCTCGTGCGCATGCCGGCCGAGGCCGCGCTGCCCACCGACAAGCGCCTGCCCGAGTACACCGACGGCGCCCTGAAGGCCACCCGGGACAAGCTCCTCAACCCGGCCCCCGTGCGCCTGGACCTGGAGCAGGTGCGCATCGCCGCGGGCCTGCGCGAGGCCCTCCTCCAGCTGGGCGAGGGGCATCCCTCCGTGAAGGCGCTCCTGGCCGGGCGCACCCCCGAGGCCGCGGCGCAGGCCGCGCTGGCCGGCACCGCCCTGGCGGACCCCGCCGCCCGCAAGGCCCTGCTGGAAGGCGGCGCGCCGGCCCTGGCCGCGTGCAAGGACCCCCTCATCGCCTTCGCGCGGGTCCTGGACCCCATCGTCCGCGCCGCCCAGGCGCGGCAGCAGGAGGAGGTGCAGAGCGTCCTGGACGAGCACAGCGGCCGCATCGCCCTGGCGCGCTTCAAGGTGTACGGCAAGGCCATCTACCCCGACGCCACCTTCACCCTGCGCCTCACCTACGGCCCCGTGGCCACCTATCCCGCCAACGGCACCCTCATCCAGCCCTTCACGACCTTCTACGGGCTCTTCGACCGGGCCATCGGCTGGGGCCCCGAGGCCGAGCACGGCGTGTGGTCCCTGCCCAGGCGCTGGTGGGACCTCAAGGACAGGCTGGACCTGGCGACCCCCTTCAACTTCGCCTACGCCTGCGACACCGTGGGCGGCAACTCGGGCTCCCCGGTCCTGAACGCCAAGGGCGAGCTGGTGGGCCTCAACTTCGACAGCAACATCGAGGCCCAGGCCGGCTACTACGTGTACGACGGCACCAGCAAGCGCTCCATCGCCGTGGATGCCCGGGCCATCCGGGAGGCCCTGGTGAAGATCATGGACGCCGGGTGGGTGGCCAAGGAACTGACCGGCAAGTGA
- the nadB gene encoding L-aspartate oxidase, giving the protein MITCDVLVLGGGIAGCSAALRAAELGADVVVVAKDTLGESNTAYAQGGIIGLPPPDAHDSAELLASDVEAAGAGLCKPEAVALLAEQGPILCKEFLWKQVGVDFDHTGALEPEPTAEAAHSARRIWHVKDATGRAIQTALTAKVRSHPRIRIFENHSLVDLLTVPHHSRDPRAVYDPIQVWGAYGLSPDGVVRMCLAKRTILATGGLGYLYLHTSNPASATGDGLAAAYRASARIVNCEYVQFHPTTLYVPGRPRTLLTEALRGEGAHLVNGRGERFMRRYAPEGLELAPRDVVSRAIFQEMAATGEPCMYLDLEPLKARLDLEARFPTVLATCRKAGLEPLSQPIPVVPAAHYFCGGVAVDLDGRASLPGLFAVGEVSCTGVHGANRLASSSLLEGLVWGYRAGESCAAESRTTALPDPDSLEPWRPVPPGPEPDPLLIEQDWTSIRTTLWNYAGIVRTRDRLTRGRGDMGYLYHRIEAFYRAAPLSRSLLELRNGIICARLIFKAALQNPVSRGCHYRLD; this is encoded by the coding sequence GTGATCACTTGCGACGTACTCGTGCTCGGCGGCGGCATCGCGGGCTGTTCGGCGGCGCTCCGGGCCGCGGAACTGGGCGCCGACGTGGTGGTGGTGGCCAAGGACACCCTGGGGGAATCCAACACCGCGTACGCCCAGGGGGGCATCATCGGCCTGCCGCCCCCGGACGCCCACGACTCCGCCGAACTCCTGGCCTCGGACGTCGAGGCCGCCGGGGCCGGGCTCTGCAAGCCCGAGGCCGTGGCCCTCCTGGCCGAACAGGGGCCCATCCTCTGCAAGGAGTTCCTCTGGAAGCAGGTGGGGGTCGACTTCGACCACACCGGCGCCCTGGAGCCCGAGCCCACCGCCGAGGCCGCCCACAGCGCCCGCCGCATCTGGCACGTGAAGGACGCCACGGGCCGGGCCATCCAGACCGCGCTCACCGCCAAGGTGCGTTCCCACCCGCGGATCCGGATCTTCGAGAACCACTCCCTGGTGGACCTCCTCACGGTCCCCCACCACAGCCGGGACCCGAGGGCCGTCTACGATCCCATCCAGGTGTGGGGCGCCTACGGCCTGAGCCCGGACGGCGTGGTGCGCATGTGCCTGGCCAAGCGCACCATCCTGGCCACCGGCGGCCTGGGCTACCTCTACCTCCACACGAGCAACCCGGCCTCGGCCACCGGGGACGGCCTGGCCGCGGCCTACCGGGCCTCGGCCCGCATCGTGAACTGCGAGTACGTCCAGTTCCATCCCACCACCCTCTATGTCCCCGGCAGGCCGCGGACGCTGCTCACCGAGGCCCTGCGCGGCGAGGGCGCGCACCTGGTGAACGGCAGGGGGGAGCGCTTCATGCGGAGGTACGCCCCCGAAGGCCTGGAACTGGCCCCCCGGGACGTGGTGAGCCGGGCCATCTTCCAGGAGATGGCGGCCACGGGGGAGCCCTGCATGTACCTCGACCTGGAGCCCCTCAAGGCCCGGCTGGACCTGGAGGCGAGGTTCCCCACGGTCCTGGCCACGTGCCGCAAGGCCGGCCTGGAGCCCCTCTCCCAGCCCATCCCCGTCGTGCCCGCGGCCCACTACTTCTGCGGCGGCGTGGCCGTGGACCTGGACGGCAGGGCCAGCCTCCCGGGGCTCTTCGCCGTGGGCGAGGTGAGCTGCACCGGGGTCCACGGGGCCAACCGCCTGGCCTCGTCCTCCCTCCTGGAGGGCCTGGTGTGGGGCTACCGCGCCGGCGAGAGCTGCGCGGCCGAGAGCCGGACCACGGCGCTGCCGGACCCGGACTCCCTGGAACCCTGGAGGCCCGTGCCCCCCGGCCCGGAACCCGACCCGCTGCTCATCGAGCAGGACTGGACGAGCATCCGCACCACCCTGTGGAACTACGCGGGCATCGTGCGCACCCGGGACCGGCTCACGCGGGGCCGGGGCGACATGGGCTACCTCTACCACCGCATCGAGGCCTTCTACCGCGCGGCGCCCCTGTCGCGCAGCCTGCTGGAACTGCGCAACGGCATCATCTGCGCCCGGCTCATCTTCAAGGCCGCGCTGCAGAACCCGGTGTCCCGGGGCTGCCACTACCGGCTGGACTGA
- a CDS encoding MotA/TolQ/ExbB proton channel family protein gives MAYLGLIAGQGVNLWEVVLHAGTVARVVLLILGAFSITSWVIIVQKAILLSRSKGVTERFRAVFRKTTNWGELKGRAADYTMSPLVGLFTAGFSEVNYQLRPAPGPAGQKAQIKSMEAVERCLQRASVVEMGRMENYLGILATIAAVSPFVGLFGTVWGIIDAFHGIGTAGNASLATVAPGISEALVATALGLVAAIPALMAYNFFQGQLKHWQTELDDFSLEFIGVSERNFT, from the coding sequence ATGGCTTACTTGGGCCTGATCGCGGGGCAGGGCGTCAACCTTTGGGAAGTGGTGCTCCACGCGGGCACCGTGGCCCGGGTGGTGCTGCTGATCCTGGGAGCCTTCTCCATCACCAGCTGGGTCATCATCGTGCAGAAGGCGATCCTGCTCAGCCGCAGCAAGGGCGTCACCGAGCGGTTCCGCGCCGTCTTCCGCAAGACCACCAACTGGGGCGAGCTCAAGGGCCGGGCCGCGGACTACACCATGAGCCCCCTCGTGGGCCTGTTCACCGCCGGCTTCTCCGAAGTCAACTACCAGCTCCGTCCCGCCCCGGGCCCCGCGGGGCAGAAGGCCCAGATCAAGAGCATGGAGGCCGTGGAACGCTGCCTCCAGCGCGCCTCGGTCGTGGAGATGGGGCGCATGGAGAACTACCTGGGCATCCTGGCCACCATCGCGGCCGTGAGCCCCTTCGTGGGCCTGTTCGGGACGGTGTGGGGCATCATCGACGCCTTCCACGGCATCGGCACGGCGGGCAACGCCAGCCTCGCCACGGTGGCCCCCGGCATCTCCGAGGCCCTGGTTGCCACGGCCCTGGGCCTGGTGGCCGCCATCCCCGCCCTGATGGCCTACAACTTCTTCCAGGGCCAGCTCAAGCACTGGCAGACCGAGCTGGACGACTTCTCCCTCGAGTTCATCGGCGTCTCCGAACGAAACTTCACCTGA
- a CDS encoding DUF309 domain-containing protein: MACGPRTPVFWQRQPGLPRPVLGFLRSRLEAALADPADRALLVWPTVLGAPRVRAEFPGGLPEAELLARAGAMLPQEDPGRAWRDALARFPDTADRGPGGWVPQRIWDPLSSLVSLRSGVTLLALLGLPEGEAYPLAAGVSLFNAALFHECHDALEPLWLEAEGPLKAGLQGLILMAGGFHHHQLQNAPGMAGLFEDAVEALGGSGELATPWGTVAYGAALDLVRERLSALEDEFGLRAEEPPWERLWSLDRPEWELM, translated from the coding sequence ATGGCCTGCGGTCCGCGCACCCCCGTCTTCTGGCAGCGTCAGCCCGGGCTGCCGAGGCCGGTATTGGGCTTCCTGCGCTCCCGCCTGGAGGCGGCCCTGGCCGACCCCGCGGACCGGGCGCTCCTCGTGTGGCCCACCGTCCTGGGCGCCCCCCGGGTGCGGGCGGAGTTCCCCGGGGGCCTGCCCGAGGCCGAGCTGCTTGCGCGGGCCGGCGCCATGCTCCCCCAGGAGGACCCCGGGCGGGCCTGGCGGGACGCCCTGGCGAGGTTCCCCGACACCGCCGACCGGGGCCCCGGGGGATGGGTCCCCCAGCGCATCTGGGACCCGCTCTCCTCCCTGGTGAGCCTGCGCAGCGGCGTGACCCTCCTGGCCCTGCTGGGCCTGCCGGAGGGGGAGGCGTATCCCCTGGCGGCGGGCGTGTCCCTGTTCAACGCCGCGCTGTTCCACGAATGCCACGACGCCCTGGAGCCCCTCTGGCTGGAGGCCGAAGGTCCCCTCAAGGCCGGGCTCCAGGGCCTCATCCTCATGGCGGGCGGCTTCCACCACCACCAGCTCCAGAACGCGCCCGGCATGGCCGGGCTCTTCGAGGACGCCGTGGAGGCCCTGGGCGGGAGCGGCGAGCTTGCCACCCCCTGGGGGACCGTGGCCTACGGCGCCGCCCTCGACCTGGTGCGGGAACGCCTTTCGGCCCTGGAGGACGAATTCGGCCTGCGGGCCGAGGAACCCCCCTGGGAACGCCTCTGGAGCCTCGACCGGCCCGAATGGGAGCTGATGTGA